The following proteins are co-located in the Vigna angularis cultivar LongXiaoDou No.4 chromosome 2, ASM1680809v1, whole genome shotgun sequence genome:
- the LOC108328368 gene encoding desiccation protectant protein Lea14 homolog, with protein sequence MEIREHGRGHVRPKVVTCRHPVCLVLPFISMRASLGVKVSFGVIGVSVIFAVLKMSQLLDKAKTYVADKVANMPKPEATVADVDFQKVSRESVQYLAKVSVSNPYATPLPICEIKYSFKSADREVASGTIPDPGSLKAKDSTMLDVPVKVPHTVLLSLARDIGADWDIDYQLDIWLIIDLPVIGNITIPLSQKGEIKLPTLRDMFA encoded by the exons ATCCGCGAACACGGAAGGGGCCACGTTCGACCAAAAGTCGTCACGTGTCGGCATCCCGTTTGTCTGGTTTTGCCGTTTATAAGTATGCGAGCGAGTTTGGGTGTTAAGGTGTCGTTTGGTGTTATCGGTGTGAGTGTGATATTTGCAGTGCTGAAAATGTCGCAGTTGTTGGACAAAGCTAAAACTTACGTCGCGGACAAAGTGGCGAACATGCCGAAGCCAGAGGCGACGGTGGCCGACGTGGATTTCCAAAAGGTCAGCCGCGAGAGCGTCCAGTACTTGGCCAAGGTTTCCGTCTCTAATCCTTATGCCACTCCGCTTCCTATTTGTGAGATCAAGTACTCCTTCAAAAGTGCAGACAG GGAGGTAGCATCAGGGACGATACCAGACCCAGGGTCGTTGAAGGCGAAGGATTCAACAATGTTGGATGTGCCAGTGAAGGTGCCACACACGGTGTTACTGAGCTTGGCAAGGGACATTGGTGCAGATTGGGACATTGATTATCAGTTGGATATTTGGCTCATCATTGACCTTCCTGTCATCGGCAACATTACCATTCCTCTTTCTCAGAAGGGAGAGATCAAGCTCCCAACCCTCAGAGACATGTTTGCCTAA